In Eretmochelys imbricata isolate rEreImb1 chromosome 4, rEreImb1.hap1, whole genome shotgun sequence, a single window of DNA contains:
- the LOC144264361 gene encoding N-acetyltransferase 8B-like has translation MAPYRIRQYEDGDYEAVRAMFARGIMEHAPAAYVHTLTRPQAQLLFLALFLAVLAASGSLLVSLVAVLLALAGSWFFIRSLWTGYVQQSLRSDLLDIQRSYLEPANSCLWVAEAEGAVVGMVGAILPEDPSERGCALELKRMSVGREHRGRGIARALCRTVIRFTQERGHSAVVLSTSMVQDSAQQLYESMGFRRVSERSPSRLASFLHFSVFYYRYEIPGSR, from the coding sequence ATGGCCCCGTACCGCATCCGGCAGTACGAGGACGGTGACTACGAGGCGGTGCGCGCCATGTTCGCCCGGGGGATTATGGAGCACGCACCTGCTGCGTACGTCCACACGCTGACCCGTCCCCAGGCCCAGCTGCTCTTCCTGGCCCTGTTCCTGGCGGTGCTCGCGGCCTCTGGGTCCCTCCTGGTCTCCCTCGTGGCTGTCCTGCTGGCTCTCGCCGGGAGCTGGTTTTTCATCCGGTCTCTGTGGACCGGTTACGTCCAGCAGTCTCTTCGCAGCGACCTCCTGGACATCCAAAGAAGCTACCTGGAGCCAGCAAACTCTTGTCTTTGGGTGGCAGAGGCTGAGGGGGCGGTGGTGGGCATGGTGGGGGCCATCCTGCCGGAGGACCCCTCGGAAAGGGGGTGCGCCCTGGAACTGAAGCGCATGTCCGTGGGGAGGGAGCACCGGGGCCGGGGCATCGCGAGGGCGCTCTGCAGGACGGTCATCCGCTTCACCCAGGAACGTGGGCACAGTGCGGTCGTGCTGTCCACCTCCATGGTTCAGGACTCGGCCCAGCAGCTGTATGAGAGCATGGGCTTCCGGAGGGTCTCAGAGAGGTCCCCATCCCGCCTCGCCAGCTTCCTGCACTTCTCCGTGTTTTATTACCGATACGAGATTCCTGGCTCTCGCTGA